The Kitasatospora albolonga nucleotide sequence GGGCGACGGGCCGCTGCTGTTCACCGGGGAGACGATCCACCCCTGGCACTTCGACGTCGACCCGGCGCTGCGCCCGCTGCGCGAGACCGCCGAACTGCTGGCCCGGCGCACCGGCTGGCCCGTGCTGTACGACCCCGAGCGGCTCGCCGCCAACGAGGTGCCCGTCGCCGCCGCCGTCTATCACGACGACATGTACGTGAACGTCGAGGACTCACTGCGGACGGCGGCGGCGATCCGGGGGCTGCGCACCTGGGTGACCGACGAGTACGAGCACGACGGCCTGCGCGCGAGCGGACCGCGCGTCCTGGACCGGCTGCTGGCCCTGGTCAGGGACGAAGTCTGACCGTGCCGGGCGTCAGCGCTGGAGCGCCTCCAGCGTGGCGTCCAGGTCGGCGCCGGAGCGCGGGGCCCGGTTGTACGGGAGCTTCGACAGGACCGAGGCCATGCCGCAGGTGTTGGTGACGGCCGAGAAGACCAGGCCCGAACCGACCCCGGCGGCGAGCCAGCGCGCGGCCGGGAAGCGGGTGCCCGCCAGCAGACCGGCCACCACCAGCGAACCGGCCGCGAACCGCACCTGCCGCTCCATGGCCCAGGTGGCGGCGGCGCCCTCGGGCCGGTCCAGGCCGCGGCCGTCGCCCTCCCAG carries:
- a CDS encoding transporter — encoded protein: MSSPAALSPAQAAARLEEFTVIDVRAPGEYAAGHVPGALNIPLDKLPDALPALKSASARGSLLVVCASGVRSTRACEILAGADIDAATLTGGTSAWEGDGRGLDRPEGAAATWAMERQVRFAAGSLVVAGLLAGTRFPAARWLAAGVGSGLVFSAVTNTCGMASVLSKLPYNRAPRSGADLDATLEALQR